In Salvelinus sp. IW2-2015 linkage group LG8, ASM291031v2, whole genome shotgun sequence, the sequence cagaagaatacagaatagtgtcgtctgcatagaggtggatcagagaatcaccagcagcaagagcgacatcattgatgatgaagagagtcggcccgaggattgaaccctgtggcacccccatagaaactgccagaggtccggacaacaggccctccgatttgacacactgaactctgtctgagaagtaattggtgaaccaggcgaggcagtcatttgagaaaccacggctgttgagtctgccgataagaatgtggtgattgaccgagtcgaaagccttggccagctcgatgaatacagctgcacagtattgtctcttatcgatggcggttatgatatcgtttaggaccttgagcgtggctgaggtgcacccatgactagctcagaaaccagattgcatagcggagaaggtacggtgggattcgaaatggtcggtgatctgtttgttaacttggctttggaagaccttagaaaggcagggtagggtagatataggtctgtaggtctgtctaatCCTTTGCAGCCTTAATTAGCCTATGCATATATTATTTCTGCTACTCCTTGAATGTTAACAAGCTTGTAAAATATAGTATTTCTGTTGGATATTATTCTTTACCATGGTAAGCTCACAAGAGCCTGAAGTCAAAATATTTATGCCATGCATTACAGAGAAACTATACTGTAATTCACTGCAGAGAGGCAATAATTGTTTCTACCCTACAAAGTCTTTCACAATAAAAGTGTTTAAATACCTGTGGAGACTTTAGTCCAGGAGAGCGCTGGCTGTGGGTCTCCTGATGCTTCACAGGGCAGCAGCACATCGCCCTCAGCCaaggcagacacactgactgtGTTCACAGAGCTGATCCTAGGCTTCACCCCACTACCCATCAGGTTGGGGAATGGCAGGGCCGTGCTCAGCCTCCTCGGGCCCCAGTGGCTGTAGTGCCAGCGGCTGCCGTACAGGACACTGGCTGTGGAGTAGGGCCTGTTGGTGGGCACGgggagggaggtggtggggggCACAGGCCAGTAGTTGTATGATGGAGTGGGAGGCTGGTAGTGAGGTCTAGGTGTAGGGTGACTGATCTTGGGCTTAGTTGTCACTCTCTTCCCTAGCTGTAAAATACGGTCCAGCTGAGCCTGTCTGTATCTGTTTCTGAGCTTGGAGAGCATTAAGAGGTCCTGCTGTCGGGTCCTGCTGGCTGGGCCTGGGCCCCTGTGGGGTGGGTGGGAGGTCAGTGAGGCTGCCATGCCACTGCCCGGTGAAGCAGAGATGAACGCTGTGGGCCTGACAGTCTCAGCTGTGATTTCTGGTCGATTGGTGACCCCAACGCCCCGGCCCCCTGGGTGGGGGAAAAGCATGGGCCTCTCCGTAAAGGCAGGATGTGGCCCTGAACCATGACCTGAGGGCCACACTGGGAAGCGGCTATAAGGCCAATAGGGGGTGGGAGCGCGGGGTGGAGGGGTGGTTTGAACTCTCATTTGGACGTTCTGTTGGTAGATCCAGGGGTGGATGGGGAGACTGGGACTGTCAGGTTTCATTTGAGAGTGATCCTCCTCCTTTTTATAcgagtttctgtgtgtgttcctcagaATGTCCTCCCGAGCAGCACTGCCTTTTGCAACGGTTCTCAAATGTGTTTGTGTCTTATCTTGTGATTTTTTAGGAGTTGGATTTAGAAAATGTACTTTAGTTAAAGGGGTTTCTGGCTTTGCAGCTCCTTTATCTGAAACGTCAAATTTAGTCAGGACGGGTGTTGCCATAGCAACCGTATCATGTGACAAATTAGGTTTTAAATGAATGTCATAATTAATATGAGTgggctttgttgttgttgttatcttTGGGGATGTTTGCCTGTTTTGGGTAGTCTGTCTAATAACATCCTGTTTATTTAAGTTCTCCCATGTCCTCTCCTGTCGAGGCACCTCAGTTGGGGGAGGTAGATTTTCTGCTGAGGTGATTGTCTCTGGTGCAGGCACATGCTCCCTGTTTGATGGGTTAACTAAACTAGGGTCTTTCACCTCTGGTGTTAATGATTTTATGTCAATGCTATCTGATTTGTCTGTAGCAGTGTTGGGCTTAATGATCGGGTCAACAGGCTCATTGTCATCATGTGTTGAAATAGTGGGTATGTGTTCTGTAATATTGTCCTCCATTTTAGAATTGTCGTTTTGCGATGCAGTAGATTCTTGTTTTTCCACTGTTGTTGTGGGTTGAGGGAGTGTCGTCTGTGGTTTGTgtgatgaggggagggagggtttcTGAGGTCGAACCCGTCTCTGTGGGGGTCTGCCCCGTCTGTAAGGGGGTCTTCGTCTGTTTGTCCAAACAGGATTGTTCTtctggttcactctctctctctccctccccacatgCTTGTCTTCTAGCTGCATTGGTTGTGTGACGGATTGAGGAGCTTCTGTAACAGACAGGTTTATGACTGAGTCTGAATCTGGGTTTGGacctcctctacctctaccacgGTCCACAAGTAATGCTTTCCCTCTTGGGGCCTGTGTCACATGTTTTCTAGGTGGAGGACGTAAAGGTTCAGGTTGCTTTTCGGAAAAGTCCAATTCACCTTCTGTTTCTGTGTGGTGACTTGTTTTAGAATGGCTCTTGGTGGGCTTTTTAGTTGTGGTTGTTCTGGTAGTTGAAGgaggagcagtagtagtagttgttgtagtttttctcgtggtagtggtagtaggagtagtagtgggTTTAGGAGTAGtcgtagtggtagtagtagtgggtttaggagtagcagtggtagtagtggATTTAGgagtagtagcagtggtagtagtgggtttaggagtagtagtagtggtagtagtagtgggtttaggagtagtagtagtagtagtagtgggtttaggagtagtagtggtagtagtagaagtagtgggTTTaggagtagtagtggtagtagtagtagtgggtttaggagtagtagtagtggttttgGCTGTCATTGTCgttgctgtttttgttgttggtgtaGTTGGTGGTGGTCTTGTAGGCGGTAGTGTCGGAGGTTTAGCGTTAGCTTTGGCTAGGATCTCAGCCCAGCGGTTGGGGTCGAGCTCCTTGACAGACTTATTAGGTTTCCTCTTGTTATCCTTGATCCTCTTCCCTTTCATACCAGGGCGTAAAAACCCTCCAGGGTACCTCTGTTGTCCACCCACCCTCTTAGGAGACTGTGTAGCATGGGGGCCTTTTATCTCCTGGAACCCTGACCCCTCACCTTCATCCTCCTTACTCCCAAACAAAGGTGATTCTCCTCTGGCTGTTTCAACACCAGGTGATTCTTTCTCAAACTCTTCTTTTGCATCCGAGTCTTTCTCCCCTGTGACGACCACGAGATGAGCCAACATGTCTACTCCATAGAGGTTAGCAGCCAAACAGCTGTACTCCCCAGCGTCCTCATGAGTTGTCTTTTTGATCACCAGGGATCCATTTTGATTGACGTAGACCCTCCCCTTCGGTTGCGACGGTTGTAGGATCTGATTTTTAGGGAGGTACCAGCGTGTCTCGCTAGGCTGTGCTGAGTTCACATAGCAGGGGAGTGAGAGGGACTCCCCACTCTCCACTTCCATCTTCTTCCCATTTAGAGTGTTCGGACTGAGCAGGCGTTCTTTCACTGTCAACCTCACAGGCACCATGTCCACATCAGTCTCTGTGCGGACTAGACAGTGATACAGCCCAGAGTCAGACACACTAGCATTTCCAATGACCAGTCTGCCTCCCTCAGACACCAGCCGGAAATTAGATTCTTCCAGGATAGATAGATCTGGGAGCATCCACTCCACAGACTGTGACCCTGAACTGATAACTGTACACCCCAGACTGACCTCAGAGCCCTCCAGCACAGATTGAACTCTCCCAGGGCTTCCTCTCTGTATTAGGGCCCAGGAGGAAGTCACATCCTCCTGCTCTCCCCTACCACTGATGTGCTTGGAGATGAACGTGGTAAAGTCCAGCACCAGTTTTTTCGTGGTGGTTTGCCGTCTGTTCAGCTGCAGGGTGACCCTTGGTTGGAGGAGCCATGTCGGTTCAGCCATTAAGTGTCCTTTGAGATCTGTAAAGTAAGGGGATTCCTCGTTGTGTCCCTGGGAGTACTGAAACGTGACTCTGCTGGTGTTCTCcctcctcattcccctctccaagaGGGCAGGGCTCTCGTAGTAGTAGGCCACCAGCCTCCAGAGGTTCTGCAGAGCGTCCCGGTCGATCTCACACTCCAGCAGGCTGACCAGGCTCACGTTGACCGCCACCTCCCCGGACGTCCGCAGGTTCTCCCATGTCATGGAGGAGCTCTCGCTGGGCCGCCGGACATCGCAGGCCACGTGTGCTTTGTTCCCGTGGTTGTCAGTCAGGACAAAGGTGAGGTGGCCCAGGGGACGTTCCAGGTCCCTGGTGTAGGGCAGGTCGGGCTCTGAGTCCGCGTCGTCCCAGCCGGGGCTGTCCCACTGCTTCAGATGGGACACCAGAGAGGGCCGCTCACAGGCCAGCTGGCCAGCAGACAGTCCCAGGACCTGGCTGCCATTTAAGGACTGAGGTGAGGAGCAGACAGCACAGCTCTCACCAGAGGCAGCGTCCCGCTCCTTCTTACACTTAATCActcctgacagagagagacagagagagagagagagacagacagagagagagagagagagagacagacagacagacagacagacaaaaaacacagcacacaaacaaaacagacagacagacagacagacagacagacagacagcagacagacagacagacagacagacagacagacagacagacagacagacagacagacagacagacagacagacagacagacagacagacagacagacagacaggacagacagacagacagacagacagacagacagacaggacagacagaacagaaggagagaaggagagacagacagacagacagaaaaagatagagcgtgagagagaaagatagagagagagagacagacagacatagagagagagagagagaaagaaagaaagaaagagagcagaaTTGTCatttttcagtttgtttaccttAAAGTTGGTTCAGAGAAAGTTACAGATTACTGCACGCTAATTAGAGCATTGTTTAATGATCGAGTCATGCAACTATTTATAAATATTAGCAGTCCAACTGGGTCAGAGGAAACAGCACATAAACACTCACATTGATGTATTATACACATGGGCCCAATCATTGTTGTGAAGTGAATGACAAATATTTAAGTGTTGGAGTGTATGGCAGACACTGGAGAAATATACAGCACAAACaactaaagagagagggagagggagagatgggagagagagatagggcagagagacagaaagagaaagagacagagacaggagagagacaggagagacagaaagagagagagggcaaagacagaaagagagagacagatagacgggagagagagagcgagagaggtcagagagacaaagagatagatagagactggagagagagagaaagagagagagagagaggcctcacCCTCATGTTTGTTGTTCCACTCTAGCAGCCACTGGAGATGGCAGTCACAGGTCCAAGGGTTGCCATGCAGGGAGAGCAGCTCCAGCTTGCTGAGGGGCGTCAGGGTCCCAGGCTGGAGGTAGTGCAGCTGGTTGTCCGACAGGTGGAGGTGACGCAGCCCAGAGCTCCAGAAGTTccccaggagagagagggtgatgaaGCTGTGTGGGTGGAGGTCCCTCAGCTTGTTGCCCTCTAGCTGTAGGAGTTTTAATGATGTTAGCCCACTGAAGGTGTACGGCTCGATGAAGTCTATGTTGTTGCGGTCCAGGTGGAGTCGCACCAGGCTGACCAAGCCCTCAAACATACCAGGGGTGATGGCCTCCAGCTTGTTGTAGCTCAGCTTCAGAATCTGTCAAGAAAGAGAAATTggttaaaaaaatgtaacatttaaatgttttacaatatgATTGCCTGTAGACAAGTGACTGAATATTTAATAGTGAGACACAATCCCCTGACTGTTATGCATCTATGTAGGTTATCTTTCTGGTCTTGAATGAGATGACAGACTCCCCTGGTGCCAGCCTGTCTGTCGGGGAAACTCACCTGCAGAGAGCGCAGGCTGTAAAACGCTCCTGGAGACACGGTCGTGATATCATTCCCATGGAGCATAAGCATCTCCAGCTGGCGGAGTTGTGTGAACTCTGACCCCCCCACTgcctggaggctgttatagctacacagagagacatagagagggagggacaacatgAGAATGTTGCAGGAGCTGCCTGCCTGTGTGAAATATAAACAAGTAAAGAGCCAATCATCCTGAGAAATCCTCAAAGACATGGAACAGATCAAGCAATCCTTTGGCAGGGAAAGTTGCTTAAAATATGTTACACCAGTGTGAGCCATTCCAACCCCCCACATGTACCGTAGATTGTTGGGTGCAAGTACAGGGCGTTCTTTAAAAACGGTTGAATTCCCATAACCCAGAGCACCACATAGTTTCTTGTAAATAGGCTACCATGTTATACTGGGCTGTCAAATAAAGTGTAACCAGAACATGTTGGCCTATTATATTGGATATTATTAAGATAGAGGACCCAACAGTctgcttacactgaacaaaaatagaaacacaacatgtaaagtgtgggtcccatctttcatgagctgaaataatagaTATTTCTCacaaattttgggcacaaatttgtttacatccctgttagtgagtatttctccattgccaagataatccatccacctgacaagtgtggcatatcaagaagctgattgaacagcatgatcattaaaagggtacctgctgtctcgacctctgaatgctcggctatgaaaagccacctgacatttattcctgaggtactgacctgtttgttgcaccctctacagccactgtgattattatttgacactgctAGTCATCTacgaatgtttgaacatcttgaagaacaatctggccttaatggccatatACTCTTATAATccccacccggcacaaccagaagagaactggccaccctgcagagcctggttcatctctagagtttttcctagccacggtgCTTCTACATATGCATTGCGGTCCACGAAAGTAAGTCCACAAAGTGAACAATTTCtttatggaggtcaatgagagagtttTGACTTTTGTTAACATATTGttaatttgctacgtgaggcgTAATTGATAGAATAGAAGTTTCATcatggttaggctgttatgtttttatttaaataggcaagttagttaagaacaaattcttatttacaatgacggcttacccggGCTAAACCCAGACaattctgggccaattgtgcaccaccctatgtgcctcccaatcacagccagatgtgatggagcttggattcaaaccaggtactgcagtgacacctcttgcactgagatgcggtgTCTTAGACCACTAAACCACTCGGGAACAATGGCTATGAACGTGTTGATATAAGTGGACTCACGTGACATTTtggcaacttaaaaaaaaaaactttatattggagttgtgcctgttgtcagagatagaggactcatcatggatattATCTGTTTTAGCATGGACACTGCCATTGGGGGCttcctccattttaaagtagtcacttGGGTGGGGATTCATCTGAGTTGGGAGCAaacagccaatgaagaagaagaaaaatggaCTACATTAACATGGAGATAGACTCAGtagcgctgcccatgctgtcacagacactataatgTTCACACGCATATCTTCCCTCTTATTGCCtaaaatggtcccacctgatTTTGCTGCCTCCCTCCCGCCTTCCATCTTTCAGTATtaccattgttagagcggtcacttgacTGTCTTGacaatataatagacaatctttgggAAGGTATACACTTGTTTCCCTGTGGACCGCTTTGTCCattaaacattctccattcaggctacAAAGGCGCAGATATCCTCATTAACTCTATTTAATGGCGTGCTCTCTGGACAGACGAGTCAAACGTATAACTTTTGGCCTCAATTagaaatgttatgtttttttcgaaaaccaaacactgcgtTCAAACAGAAGAACCTCATCCCAACCGTCAAGAATGGTGGTGGGAGTGTGatagtttggggatgctttgctgtctCAGGACCTGGACCTATCATTGACACAACCATGAATTCTGCATTGTATCAGAAGATTCTAGAGGAGAATGTCAGGCTATCCGTTCTCGTGCTGAAGCTGAACCGAAAGTtagtcatgcagcaagacaatgttCCTAAACTTACACGCAGATCTACAAAAGAATGGCTGCAGAAGAAGAAATTCCGCATTTCAGAATGGCCTAGACAAAGTCCGTACCTAAACCCCATGGGAATGTTGTGGCAGGACCTGACGCCAGCTGTCCATACAAGGAAACCAGAACATTACATTTTGCAAACACTCCAGAGCATGACATTTTGACATCACATGACTATAGCTCACAACCTTGTCACACTCCAGAACATTACATTTAGACATTGTCACATGACTATAGCTCACAACCTTGTCACACTCCAGAAACATTACATTTAGACATCACATGACTATAGCTCACAACCTTGTCACACTCCAGAACATTACATTTAGACATCACATGACTATAGCCACAACCTCGTCACACTCCAGAACATTACATTTTGACATCACATGACTATAGCTCACAACCTTGTCACACTCCAGAAACCATTACATTTAGACATCACATGACTATAGCTCACAACCTCGTCACACTCCAGAACATTACATTTTGACATCACATGACTATAGCTCACAACCTCGTCACACTCATTAAATAGAACATTTATACAGTATTTGGAATACAGGAGCAGTCTTACCCCAGGTTAACCCTCTCTGTGTCCTTGGGCAGGTTACGTGGGGAAGAGGTGAGGTGGCGGAAGGTGCAGTGTACCTCCTTGATGCCGGGGCAGCTGCAGCCCCTGGGGCATGGGGCACACAGGGCCAGCGGGGAGAGGAGCAGCACCAGcaacaacagcactgccctcagTCTCAGCCAGGGAGCCAGGACAGTGACACCCTCAGCAGCCATGGCAGGTCTCTCACGCCATCATCCGACCTGGGACAACatgaagacacaggagggaaGTTTAGTGTGCTTCAGCAGTTTCACTTTGTAAACGGTATAGCTATTGTTATTGTGATTGAACATTTGCAAACTCTAGAATTCCTGTAATAGTGCAAATAAATCAAAATCTTCTTCAGTGGTAGTACAACATGCTAACATTACAAAAGCAGGGCTGGAGATGTATTCAACTGTTGAAAGTAGGCCTAGCTACAGTGTTTGGTTGTATTCATTGCTGCATCTCTTGCTTTCGTAACGTTGTccttcactcttagaaaaaagagttccaaaagggttctttggctgtccccataggagcatcctttttggttccagccaGGTAgaatggaacccaaaaaggttctacttgaaaccaaaagggttttacTTGCAACCAAAAAGGtgtcttcaaagggttctcctatcgagacatccgaagaaccctttaacGTTAAGAGTTTAAGAATTATGGGAATGAGTTTTAGAATATTGTTTTAGATGTTTCATATCCAAATGCATAGAGCTGCTGCTGAATTCATAGGGGAAAAAACCCATAAGATTCTTCCTTAGAAAATGCAAAGCATTAAATACTTATTGCATGCCTGTGCTAGCAGGCCTACGCATTCGAGAGCTCAATTACAAAATCCCCCTTCAAAAGGTTGATGACAAGTACAGTACCTCCCAAACTGCAAAATATTCACCTTGAGGGCAAATAAAACAAGCTACAGTTTCTTGTGTTGTTGGTGCATTGCCTTGTGCGGACCTTGGTGGTTAGAGGCTAAGCTGTTTGTCATGCCGTGTGTGCAGAGGGTCTATGAGGGAGCCATGATTTATCATGTCTGTCGTTGGTATGATAATGACCCATGATGAGTGTGCCAATTTTGGAcagtttcctccctccctcccctcttcctgccCCACCACCTTTGCTGACTCCAGCTGCATGTTGAAATACCCATCTGAGTGAGAATATAACATACTGACAGCCtaggccaggccaggccagcccaacccagcccagcccagcctaaAGGGACCCTGTAAGAGAGTGAAAATACACTCTGTCTGAGGATGACAGGAGTTAGTGTACGAGTAATACGACCATAATATAGTCTACAATCTGACTCCATTATCATGTGAATGCTGTTGGTCCATAAGCGTATCCGATGGGTCTAGTCAAGGGAGCTAGCCTTGCATCACCACTCTGAATActgtacactgagtttacaaaacacctgctctttgacatagacagaccaggtgaatccagtagAAAGCTAAGTGGATtcacccttattgatgtcactttttaaatccacttcaattagtgtagatgaagggaaggagacaggttaaagaagggtttttaagccttgagacaattgagacatgaattttgtatgtgtaccattcagatggtgaattggcaagacaaaagatttaagtgcctttgaatggggtatggtagtagatgccaggtgcactggttttgtgtcaagaactgcaacgctgctgggttattcatgctcaacagttttccgtgtgtatcaagaatggtccaccacccaaaggtcatccagccaacttgacacaactgtgggaagcattggagtcaacatgggccagcatccctgtggaacgctttcgacaccttgtagagtccatgcctcgacaaattaaggctgttctgtgaagacggtgaggtacaactcaatattaggaaggtattcctaatgttttatacactcagtaaGATACATGTGTCCAAGATAaccgttatgcaattattaagaaGCTGAGAGACAAAGAGCTAACACTGTATCTAGCGATTAATGTCAGCATTAAATGATTGAGTTAACCTTGGCTCAGTTAAGAGGCCAAGCATATCTGCTATGTGTAGTGTGAATAATGTTTATCATTAGACCATACATAAAATAATAATTCACAGAATAATACTCAGACATATGAGGACTACCTTTCATATTCATTTAAAAGTAATCAGATTTATTACAGTTATGCAATAAGAATACACTTGGTTCCTACCAGAAGTCTTCGATGTCAAAAGATACTAAATATCTAAAACTCTAAACGTATAAAAACCCACTGTAGTGTAATGGAACGCTACACCAGGAGGTTTACAATGACTCCATGAACAAAGTTTCCACCAGTCTTTTGTTCTCTGTGGGAATGTCCGGCGCTGGAGAAAGCCACGGATAAGGTATGTTTGACTCTTGTGATAGATGTCATATGGTCAGCCATCCAGGCATTGCCATAAATCATGATGGAGTCATCACGCTGGGCCTTGGCGCCTGCAAGTCGCTAGACGCATCTTCATCACTGGACTTCATCATCATCTCTCTATTTTTAGACTACAACccaaaacacatcacacacaaatcACTGATGACAGGAGTGAAAATAGAGAGAGGTTTGTGGTTACAGCAGTCTATGCTACATGTTTGCTAGTTGTAAAAGTTTGTTAGCTGTGCTTTTATATCATTGTCAGTAG encodes:
- the LOC111967329 gene encoding matrix-remodeling-associated protein 5; its protein translation is MAAEGVTVLAPWLRLRAVLLLLVLLLSPLALCAPCPRGCSCPGIKEVHCTFRHLTSSPRNLPKDTERVNLGYNSLQAVGGSEFTQLRQLEMLMLHGNDITTVSPGAFYSLRSLQILKLSYNKLEAITPGMFEGLVSLVRLHLDRNNIDFIEPYTFSGLTSLKLLQLEGNKLRDLHPHSFITLSLLGNFWSSGLRHLHLSDNQLHYLQPGTLTPLSKLELLSLHGNPWTCDCHLQWLLEWNNKHEGVIKCKKERDAASGESCAVCSSPQSLNGSQVLGLSAGQLACERPSLVSHLKQWDSPGWDDADSEPDLPYTRDLERPLGHLTFVLTDNHGNKAHVACDVRRPSESSSMTWENLRTSGEVAVNVSLVSLLECEIDRDALQNLWRLVAYYYESPALLERGMRRENTSRVTFQYSQGHNEESPYFTDLKGHLMAEPTWLLQPRVTLQLNRRQTTTKKLVLDFTTFISKHISGRGEQEDVTSSWALIQRGSPGRVQSVLEGSEVSLGCTVISSGSQSVEWMLPDLSILEESNFRLVSEGGRLVIGNASVSDSGLYHCLVRTETDVDMVPVRLTVKERLLSPNTLNGKKMEVESGESLSLPCYVNSAQPSETRWYLPKNQILQPSQPKGRVYVNQNGSLVIKKTTHEDAGEYSCLAANLYGVDMLAHLVVVTGEKDSDAKEEFEKESPGVETARGESPLFGSKEDEGEGSGFQEIKGPHATQSPKRVGGQQRYPGGFLRPGMKGKRIKDNKRKPNKSVKELDPNRWAEILAKANAKPPTLPPTRPPPTTPTTKTATTMTAKTTTTTPKPTTTTTTTTPKPTTSTTTTTTPKPTTTTTTTPKPTTTTTTTTPKPTTTTATTPKSTTTTATPKPTTTTTTTTPKPTTTPTTTTTRKTTTTTTTAPPSTTRTTTTKKPTKSHSKTSHHTETEGELDFSEKQPEPLRPPPRKHVTQAPRGKALLVDRGRGRGGPNPDSDSVINLSVTEAPQSVTQPMQLEDKHVGRERERVNQKNNPVWTNRRRPPYRRGRPPQRRVRPQKPSLPSSHKPQTTLPQPTTTVEKQESTASQNDNSKMEDNITEHIPTISTHDDNEPVDPIIKPNTATDKSDSIDIKSLTPEVKDPSLVNPSNREHVPAPETITSAENLPPPTEVPRQERTWENLNKQDVIRQTTQNRQTSPKITTTTKPTHINYDIHLKPNLSHDTVAMATPVLTKFDVSDKGAAKPETPLTKVHFLNPTPKKSQDKTQTHLRTVAKGSAAREDILRNTHRNSYKKEEDHSQMKPDSPSLPIHPWIYQQNVQMRVQTTPPPRAPTPYWPYSRFPVWPSGHGSGPHPAFTERPMLFPHPGGRGVGVTNRPEITAETVRPTAFISASPGSGMAASLTSHPPHRGPGPASRTRQQDLLMLSKLRNRYRQAQLDRILQLGKRVTTKPKISHPTPRPHYQPPTPSYNYWPVPPTTSLPVPTNRPYSTASVLYGSRWHYSHWGPRRLSTALPFPNLMGSGVKPRISSVNTVSVSALAEGDVLLPCEASGDPQPALSWTKVSTGATVQANTKHGQRFEVVKNGTFVIKNVQLQDRGQYLCTAQNTFGSDRMVITLAVLTQPPKIIGPHSREVPVYLGKAISLDCVASGKPQAQISWILPDRTFVRDVGAFDRSTSLLANGTLRIQSANFSSKGDYRCIASNAAGADTVTFHIHVAALPPTINEEASESIVIQEGRSVYVHCTAKGEPAPVLKWTLPAGVHVKPSQFLGRRLFVFPNGTLYIKNISPEDSGRYECSVTNAVGAARRVLYLKTRQEVPSLRLSHHPSQQHRVTAMYGSTVYLHCPESTGSPRGTLWQLPSKTLLEHRYSPERPVTVFSNGTLRILQLTEKDGGSYLCMFQRPNGEDMELFQVQVLMMPPKIEHLFTAQKRVTSGENFQVDCVASGLPDPEVSWSLPDGTMINNALQSDDSGTRSRRYVIFGNGTLLLQQMGKKDEGDYTCHAKNELGEDEMKVSIKVGPDFPRITSKAQLLLTARLGESAYMTCQATGEPPPTIVWLSPSNDILTSSSTKYQILDDGTLVIKKVTLADQGKYACVARSSAGDDIKNIKIQVESREPHINEQGGRSSMKVLAVSYQTTLLDCRAEGKPEPRVSWAAPYGLSLPTPYLGGRFQVHKNGSLELRGVRKTDEGQYVCLAKNHLGEASLAIELEVASIAEKPSFAMPNIEILPIKQDGSDVTLECPARGKPNPEFVWILPNGTALMPGTRHQHFTHYRGNGTLRIAQPVTADKGVYRCLAKNVAGTAEKRYALEPGRKPVIRGTTGIMKITFGQVLNLPCSVDGWPQASITWTLPNGLVLDKPQVIGRITFLSNGTLQLKEVATFDRGTYVCKATNTFGSSALSYPVAVMVYPPSITNAPPSITRVHRGSSVTLSCIAAGIPKPEITWTLPGRTTLVPNNRFTAQGGIHMTVEGSLVIQDPVLMNSGIYKCNAKNALGSDFKATYLQVI